A single window of Candidatus Rhabdochlamydia oedothoracis DNA harbors:
- a CDS encoding undecaprenyl-diphosphate phosphatase codes for MSLLEAFLLGLIQGLTEFFPVSSSAHLTLFKLMLGIQDTETQVILSLFCHLGTLLAVIVFLKQDILTILRTDRKKALLLFLAIIPLIPCYLLVKPFKDWVFNPNFLGFGLMFTGFVLLIGHFWRLKIPIESSLKKRVHDALYIGALQSIALIPGVSRSASTICCARVLGWETSDAVRFSFLLSIPTIIGGNCLELFQITICDAPKDFSLMACIVGFITSCLVGLLVIRFAFSILEKGNFKPFAWYCLILGFCSAIYLNY; via the coding sequence ATGTCTTTATTAGAAGCTTTTTTGTTAGGTCTAATACAAGGGTTAACTGAATTTTTTCCGGTTAGCTCTTCAGCACATCTTACATTATTTAAATTGATGCTTGGTATCCAAGACACAGAAACCCAAGTTATTTTAAGTCTTTTCTGCCATTTAGGCACTCTCTTAGCTGTGATTGTTTTCTTAAAACAAGATATTCTAACCATTTTGCGAACGGACCGTAAAAAAGCTCTTTTGCTTTTTTTAGCAATAATTCCTCTTATTCCTTGCTATTTACTGGTTAAACCATTTAAAGATTGGGTTTTTAATCCCAACTTTCTTGGGTTTGGTTTAATGTTTACAGGCTTTGTTTTACTGATAGGTCATTTTTGGCGTTTAAAAATACCCATTGAATCTTCTTTGAAAAAACGCGTACATGATGCTCTCTACATTGGAGCCTTGCAATCCATTGCTTTAATTCCTGGTGTATCGCGTAGCGCTTCTACTATTTGTTGTGCTCGTGTTTTAGGATGGGAAACAAGCGATGCAGTACGCTTTTCTTTTTTACTCTCTATTCCTACTATTATCGGCGGTAACTGTTTAGAGCTTTTTCAAATAACTATATGCGATGCTCCTAAAGATTTCTCCCTGATGGCTTGTATAGTGGGATTTATCACTTCTTGCCTAGTTGGGTTGCTTGTTATTCGCTTTGCCTTTTCTATCCTAGAAAAAGGAAATTTTAAACCCTTTGCTTGGTATTGTCTTATTCTTGGCTTTTGCAGCGCAATTTATTTAAACTATTAG
- a CDS encoding transposase, with amino-acid sequence MIVFIKPLEVIMTRSYPSDISRNQFSKIHLILESTRKKTRPRIVNLYDIFCRVLYILKSGCRWRMLPIEYPKWE; translated from the coding sequence ATGATAGTTTTCATAAAACCTTTGGAGGTAATTATGACCCGCTCTTATCCAAGCGATATCTCGCGTAACCAATTTAGCAAAATCCATCTAATACTTGAGTCTACACGCAAAAAAACACGTCCACGAATAGTTAATCTATATGATATTTTTTGTCGGGTTTTGTACATTTTAAAAAGTGGTTGCCGGTGGCGTATGTTACCCATAGAATATCCTAAATGGGAATGA
- a CDS encoding ComEC/Rec2 family competence protein, with protein MLSNTCQAYYNFWLKHPALLTGISLLMGSACYLSFQSYYLVVLAVLILPITKNLKLFCLAIIAILIGFVSILFRYPELTLASEKISGVGKFKPQLIKMVSSPFYRSLLYQGTLIDFQTKEQTYHNIPCSIYLPIYGKRPICNAIYEIEGNLQQKSSHLFVLKPTKKKTWKRVAPFLSLIEWRFSAKQLISKYIHKQVSDRKTAVFLSALVTGQIDERLLTMQFGKLGLQHLLVISGFHFALLAYLLKSMFNCLLPYKTTALTTLLCLSFYYVFLGDSPSIQRAYIAIATLLMGELIGYPSSGLNTIGLGLIVELYALPLNILELGFQLTFLCTLAILLLYQPTEHLLSYFLPKRTEKELKEMPLIDKYAYSILHLLRSSFSVNIAVHIATVPLLLYLFHQFPLLSIAYNLFFPYCAALSCILLFPSLILYFIPKACSFVFKINELFSTAILHITSYPPIKLQFSLRTDVITPNMLGLYLTVLFFGAIAFHEKASLQKASNPIF; from the coding sequence ATGCTTTCAAATACATGCCAAGCTTACTATAACTTTTGGCTAAAACACCCTGCGCTTCTTACAGGGATTTCTCTCTTAATGGGAAGCGCTTGTTATTTAAGCTTCCAGTCCTATTATCTGGTAGTTTTAGCAGTTCTTATTCTTCCCATAACTAAAAATCTGAAGCTTTTTTGTTTAGCAATTATCGCTATTCTAATTGGTTTTGTATCTATCTTATTCCGCTATCCTGAATTAACACTTGCTTCTGAAAAGATTTCAGGAGTAGGTAAGTTCAAACCCCAATTGATTAAAATGGTCTCTTCTCCTTTTTATCGTTCTTTGCTCTATCAGGGAACATTAATCGATTTTCAAACGAAAGAACAAACCTATCATAATATCCCTTGTTCTATTTACTTGCCCATTTACGGTAAAAGGCCTATTTGTAATGCGATTTATGAAATAGAAGGCAATCTACAGCAAAAATCTTCTCACCTTTTTGTCTTAAAACCAACGAAGAAAAAAACTTGGAAGAGGGTAGCTCCTTTTTTAAGTCTCATTGAATGGCGCTTCTCGGCTAAACAGCTAATCTCCAAATACATCCATAAGCAGGTATCGGATCGAAAAACAGCTGTTTTTTTAAGTGCTTTGGTTACTGGGCAAATCGATGAGAGATTATTAACGATGCAGTTTGGTAAGTTAGGTCTACAACATTTACTTGTCATTTCAGGTTTTCATTTTGCACTATTAGCTTATTTGCTGAAAAGTATGTTTAACTGTTTACTTCCTTACAAGACAACTGCTTTGACGACTCTTTTATGCCTTAGCTTCTATTATGTTTTTCTAGGAGATTCTCCTTCTATTCAAAGAGCGTATATTGCAATTGCTACCCTTTTAATGGGAGAATTAATTGGTTATCCCTCTTCTGGACTCAATACTATTGGTTTAGGATTGATTGTTGAGCTATATGCATTGCCTTTGAACATTTTAGAACTGGGGTTTCAACTTACCTTTCTTTGTACTTTAGCTATCCTTTTATTGTACCAACCAACAGAACATCTATTGAGCTATTTTTTACCCAAACGCACCGAAAAAGAACTCAAGGAGATGCCCCTTATAGATAAATATGCCTACAGTATTTTGCACCTCTTGCGCAGTTCTTTTTCGGTAAATATCGCAGTTCACATTGCAACCGTTCCCTTACTGCTCTATCTGTTTCACCAATTTCCCTTGCTTAGCATTGCTTACAATCTTTTCTTTCCCTATTGTGCAGCTCTTTCTTGTATTTTACTATTTCCTAGCCTTATTTTGTATTTTATACCTAAGGCATGTTCTTTTGTATTCAAGATCAATGAGCTTTTTTCCACAGCTATTTTACATATCACATCCTATCCTCCCATAAAGCTACAGTTTAGTCTACGCACAGATGTGATAACTCCCAATATGCTCGGTTTATATCTAACAGTGCTTTTTTTTGGAGCGATTGCTTTTCATGAAAAAGCTTCTTTGCAAAAGGCTTCAAATCCTATCTTTTAA
- a CDS encoding response regulator has translation MADSDRKLHQRIKQAKEAAQYHFEFAASGTEVLKKMPHFQPDLVVVELVLPHIHGIEGPFQPRIAQKRTYKYLKKHLLCTRA, from the coding sequence TTGGCTGATTCTGATCGAAAATTACATCAACGTATTAAACAAGCTAAAGAAGCAGCGCAATATCATTTCGAATTCGCAGCTTCTGGAACAGAAGTTTTGAAAAAAATGCCTCATTTTCAACCCGATCTAGTGGTTGTAGAGCTCGTGCTACCCCATATTCACGGAATCGAAGGGCCCTTTCAACCTCGAATTGCACAAAAAAGAACATATAAATACTTGAAAAAACATCTATTGTGCACCCGAGCATAG
- a CDS encoding FtsK/SpoIIIE family DNA translocase, producing MNKNTSFEKKSKVVHPEARGLILLALTVIVLLSLISFRFDAPHQNWLGLIGWGLGFGFNYLFGISSYLIAGFGLWLGWKLILNQKPIYMLSKLFCFLILCFSCCFLLNLLAENKWTYTQLFENRVYTESYFFELPYPYSTLRYNLGGVPLYYLYKDIPTFNLQHMLSDVGIFITFFITACVSFLFLMEIELLAIGRKLKSFTLFLKNKLLNKISQKKTLPTIKSASEIERLLSQRSIAPPYLHTKPQERPEKEIKIRTMADIEPVKKKQPIETKLSKRQLALNAQCVVKGDYTTYQVPPASLLNHPKKVDQPLLKKELKKQAEVLQDTLMSFGIEAKVGEINCGPTITSFEVHPAIGVKVQKIKTLENDIALNLQAKSIRIIAPIPGKAAVGVEVPSIYPQEVSFKELLTQYQSHVRKMMVPLLLGKTVSGDSVISDLSKMPHCLIAGATGSGKSVCVNTLIMSILMNARPDEIKLVMIDPKKVELTPYTNLPHMLAPVITEPHGAYAALSWLVKEMQTRYDILKQLGVRNITAFNNRQINQELESSLNIPIPAKMYAIVAIIDEFADLIMASSSDLETPIARIAQMARAVGIHLILATQRPSREVITGLIKANFPTRIAFKVASRINSQIILDDVGAESLLGNGDMLFLPPGTSTLIRSQGVYISDEEINRVVSFICNQSPPNYLIESFDKMRFEDLSSEEGAESGPRDMLYEQALNLVIETGMASTTFLQRKLKIGYARAASLMDELESKKVISSQEGAKPRRILVDPKDSLLKPNKVNDTE from the coding sequence GTGAATAAAAATACATCTTTTGAAAAAAAATCTAAAGTAGTACATCCAGAAGCAAGAGGATTGATCTTATTAGCACTTACTGTGATTGTTTTACTAAGTTTGATCAGTTTTCGATTCGATGCTCCTCATCAGAATTGGTTAGGTCTCATTGGTTGGGGATTGGGATTTGGTTTTAATTATCTTTTTGGAATAAGCAGCTATCTCATTGCTGGTTTTGGTTTGTGGCTTGGATGGAAGTTGATCCTCAATCAAAAACCTATATATATGCTATCTAAGCTTTTTTGCTTCCTGATTCTGTGTTTTTCTTGTTGTTTTTTACTAAATTTACTAGCAGAGAATAAATGGACTTACACTCAGTTGTTTGAAAACAGGGTGTATACCGAATCATATTTTTTCGAACTCCCCTATCCTTATTCTACCCTTCGATATAATTTGGGAGGAGTTCCTTTGTACTATCTATATAAGGACATCCCTACATTTAATTTACAGCATATGCTAAGCGATGTAGGAATCTTTATTACTTTCTTTATAACAGCTTGCGTATCTTTTTTGTTCTTAATGGAAATTGAATTGCTTGCCATTGGCAGAAAACTTAAATCTTTCACCTTATTTCTAAAGAATAAACTCCTTAACAAAATCTCTCAAAAAAAAACACTTCCCACGATTAAAAGCGCTTCTGAAATTGAGCGTTTACTTTCACAGCGCTCCATAGCTCCTCCTTATTTACACACAAAACCTCAAGAAAGGCCGGAAAAGGAGATAAAAATTCGCACGATGGCGGATATTGAGCCTGTTAAAAAAAAACAGCCCATAGAAACTAAACTCAGCAAACGGCAACTAGCGCTTAATGCACAATGTGTTGTCAAAGGAGATTATACAACATATCAAGTCCCTCCTGCCTCTTTATTGAATCACCCTAAAAAAGTAGATCAACCACTTCTAAAAAAAGAATTAAAAAAACAAGCCGAGGTACTTCAAGATACTTTAATGAGTTTTGGGATCGAAGCTAAAGTCGGTGAAATCAACTGCGGCCCCACTATTACCTCTTTTGAAGTACATCCAGCTATTGGAGTAAAAGTACAAAAGATCAAAACGCTAGAAAATGATATCGCTCTCAATCTACAAGCTAAATCCATCCGCATTATTGCTCCTATTCCAGGTAAGGCAGCAGTAGGGGTAGAAGTCCCTTCTATTTATCCTCAAGAGGTGAGTTTTAAAGAGCTGCTAACCCAATATCAAAGCCATGTACGTAAAATGATGGTTCCTCTTTTGCTAGGTAAAACAGTCTCAGGAGATAGCGTAATTAGCGATTTAAGTAAAATGCCTCACTGTCTAATTGCAGGGGCAACAGGTTCGGGAAAATCCGTTTGCGTAAATACTCTGATCATGTCCATTCTTATGAATGCACGCCCTGATGAAATCAAGTTAGTCATGATCGATCCTAAAAAAGTAGAGTTAACCCCCTATACTAATCTACCTCATATGTTAGCACCTGTTATTACAGAACCCCATGGAGCTTATGCAGCTTTGAGTTGGCTTGTAAAAGAGATGCAAACCCGCTACGATATTTTAAAGCAATTAGGAGTACGTAACATCACAGCTTTTAATAATAGGCAGATCAATCAAGAATTAGAAAGTTCTTTGAATATTCCTATCCCTGCTAAAATGTATGCAATTGTAGCTATTATTGATGAGTTTGCTGATCTTATAATGGCCTCTAGCTCTGATTTAGAAACTCCCATTGCTCGTATTGCCCAAATGGCTCGTGCAGTGGGCATACATCTTATATTAGCAACACAAAGACCATCTAGAGAAGTGATTACAGGTCTTATTAAAGCAAATTTTCCTACTCGAATCGCTTTTAAAGTAGCTAGTCGGATTAACTCGCAAATCATTCTAGATGACGTAGGAGCAGAAAGTCTTTTAGGAAATGGCGATATGCTTTTTTTACCCCCCGGTACATCTACCTTAATTCGTTCTCAGGGAGTATATATTAGCGATGAAGAGATCAATCGAGTCGTCTCTTTTATATGCAATCAAAGCCCTCCGAATTATTTGATAGAATCTTTTGACAAAATGCGTTTTGAAGATCTATCTTCTGAAGAAGGGGCAGAAAGCGGTCCTCGTGATATGCTCTATGAACAAGCGCTTAACCTAGTTATAGAAACAGGAATGGCATCGACAACTTTTCTGCAACGCAAATTGAAAATTGGCTATGCAAGAGCTGCCTCTTTAATGGATGAACTAGAGAGCAAAAAAGTGATTAGCTCGCAAGAAGGAGCAAAACCTAGAAGGATTTTAGTGGATCCTAAAGATTCCTTGCTTAAACCAAATAAGGTAAATGATACAGAATAA
- a CDS encoding IS30 family transposase codes for MKKPTPSQRADLEHKLKHPKDYSERNRLCVILGYNESISTKNLAKTLRISPITVQEYLREYDSENKTGSSPRGGSKSKLSQDQQIFFYTIESEPLYTPLYFGTKHLRKNSQPNKKMTPQIVTSIEEKIKLQWSPIQISGWLKRHGKEHVSHETIYNHIWKDKRQGGQLYRELRHRGKKYNKQRKGTSGRGNIPGRIDIKQRPCIVEKKTRLGDWELDTVIGAGHKGAIISMVERTSKLAKVSHKTAEEVSLALIEQLKPIKDFVHTLTADNGKEFAYHQMVSFELETDFYFATPYHSWERGLNEHTNGLVRQYFPKTQSFLDTTSKDMERVETYTK; via the coding sequence ATGAAAAAACCGACCCCTAGCCAGAGAGCTGACTTAGAACACAAGTTAAAGCATCCAAAAGACTATTCTGAACGGAATAGGCTTTGTGTAATTTTGGGCTATAATGAGAGTATCTCAACAAAAAATCTTGCTAAAACACTCCGGATAAGCCCTATCACTGTTCAGGAATACCTCAGAGAATATGATTCCGAAAATAAAACTGGAAGTAGCCCTCGAGGCGGTAGCAAATCAAAACTTTCACAAGACCAACAAATATTTTTCTATACGATTGAATCGGAACCACTATATACACCATTATACTTTGGGACTAAACATCTTAGAAAAAATTCTCAGCCCAATAAAAAAATGACTCCTCAAATAGTTACCAGTATTGAAGAAAAAATCAAGTTGCAATGGAGCCCTATACAAATATCCGGATGGCTTAAAAGACATGGTAAAGAACATGTTAGTCATGAGACCATCTATAATCATATCTGGAAAGATAAACGACAGGGAGGACAGCTTTATAGAGAGCTCCGTCATCGAGGGAAAAAATATAACAAGCAGAGAAAGGGAACTTCTGGAAGAGGGAACATCCCTGGTCGTATAGATATTAAGCAACGGCCTTGTATTGTAGAAAAAAAGACTCGTTTAGGAGACTGGGAACTAGATACAGTCATAGGGGCAGGACATAAAGGCGCAATTATATCAATGGTAGAAAGAACTTCCAAGCTCGCCAAAGTTTCTCATAAAACTGCAGAGGAAGTAAGTCTAGCGTTAATAGAACAACTTAAACCTATCAAAGATTTTGTACACACATTAACAGCAGACAATGGAAAAGAATTTGCCTATCACCAAATGGTTAGTTTCGAGCTAGAGACAGACTTCTACTTTGCAACGCCCTACCATTCTTGGGAAAGAGGCTTAAATGAGCACACAAACGGACTAGTTAGGCAATATTTTCCTAAAACACAAAGCTTTTTAGATACGACTTCCAAGGATATGGAAAGGGTGGAAACTTATACTAAATAA
- a CDS encoding MBL fold metallo-hydrolase yields MIGFCPLASGSKGNCLYIGTEKTKLLIDAGIGIKILKERLELIGVHLSQIDAVIVTHEHTDHIKGLERLAWEDQIPVFVNSDTACAIASYVKKIPRFKIFSTGEYFSFGDIEILPFSIPHDAADPVGFTLHLEGLKIGICADLGFISTSIVQTLKKCDYLYVEANHQPSMVYASARPAIYKQRVLGRQGHLSNEECSSLIEQIFHPNLKQIYLAHLSSECNHPDVALETVQKKLEILQAETKVCIAFQQHCSQPVVF; encoded by the coding sequence ATGATTGGTTTTTGTCCTCTTGCATCTGGCTCTAAAGGTAATTGTCTCTATATTGGAACTGAAAAGACAAAACTTTTAATCGATGCAGGAATCGGTATAAAAATCCTAAAAGAGAGATTAGAATTGATTGGTGTGCATTTAAGTCAAATCGATGCGGTTATAGTCACTCATGAGCACACAGATCATATTAAAGGCTTAGAGCGTTTAGCTTGGGAAGATCAAATTCCTGTATTTGTAAATAGCGATACAGCTTGTGCTATTGCTTCTTATGTCAAGAAGATCCCTCGTTTTAAGATTTTTTCTACAGGAGAATATTTTTCATTTGGAGATATTGAAATTCTTCCTTTTTCTATTCCCCATGATGCAGCAGATCCAGTAGGATTTACCCTTCATTTGGAGGGATTAAAAATAGGTATTTGTGCAGATTTGGGTTTTATTTCTACTTCCATTGTACAAACATTGAAGAAATGTGATTATCTGTATGTAGAGGCTAATCATCAACCTTCGATGGTTTATGCGAGTGCGCGCCCTGCTATTTATAAACAAAGAGTTTTAGGGCGTCAGGGACATCTTTCTAACGAAGAGTGTAGCTCTTTAATTGAGCAAATTTTTCATCCAAACCTCAAACAGATCTACTTAGCACATCTTTCTAGTGAATGTAATCATCCTGATGTGGCATTAGAAACCGTGCAAAAAAAACTTGAAATCTTACAGGCGGAGACTAAGGTATGCATCGCTTTTCAACAGCATTGCAGTCAACCTGTTGTGTTTTAA